The proteins below come from a single Brevundimonas sp. LM2 genomic window:
- the rpsB gene encoding 30S ribosomal protein S2, which produces MALPDFSMRTLLEAGAHFGHQTHRWNPKMERYIFGSRSNIHIIDLSQTMPLFHQALVAVREVAAKGGRVLFVGTKRQAAEPVAEAAKRCAQYYMNNRWLGGTLTNWRTVSGSIARLRELEGLLERGGEGRVKKELLNLEREKEKLELSLGGIKDMGSIPDIMFVIDTNKEAIAILEARKLNIPIIAILDTNSDPDGITYPIPGNDDAARAIQTYCDLIADAVLDGLAAGAANSGVDLGAMENPVEPMLAEASAPVEADAAPEGAEAVAEEMLAASGEDSPVETAAERTETEEANA; this is translated from the coding sequence ATGGCTTTGCCAGACTTCTCCATGCGCACCCTGCTCGAAGCCGGTGCTCACTTCGGCCACCAGACGCACCGGTGGAACCCGAAGATGGAACGCTACATCTTCGGCTCGCGCTCCAACATCCACATCATCGACCTGTCGCAGACGATGCCGCTGTTCCACCAGGCTCTGGTGGCCGTGCGCGAAGTCGCCGCCAAGGGCGGCCGCGTCCTGTTCGTCGGCACCAAGCGCCAGGCCGCCGAGCCCGTCGCCGAGGCCGCCAAGCGCTGCGCCCAGTACTACATGAACAACCGCTGGCTCGGCGGCACCCTGACCAACTGGCGCACCGTGTCGGGCTCCATCGCCCGCCTGCGCGAGCTGGAAGGCCTGCTGGAGCGCGGTGGCGAGGGCCGGGTCAAGAAGGAACTGCTGAACCTCGAGCGCGAGAAGGAAAAGCTGGAGCTGTCCCTGGGCGGCATCAAGGACATGGGCTCCATCCCCGACATCATGTTCGTGATCGACACCAACAAGGAAGCGATCGCGATCCTCGAGGCCCGCAAGCTGAACATCCCGATCATCGCCATCCTGGACACCAACTCGGATCCCGACGGCATCACCTATCCGATCCCGGGCAACGATGACGCCGCCCGCGCCATCCAGACCTATTGCGACCTGATCGCCGACGCCGTCCTGGACGGCCTGGCCGCCGGCGCCGCCAACTCGGGCGTCGACCTGGGCGCGATGGAGAACCCCGTCGAGCCGATGCTGGCCGAGGCCTCGGCCCCGGTCGAGGCCGATGCGGCTCCGGAAGGCGCCGAAGCGGTCGCCGAGGAAATGCTGGCCGCCTCGGGCGAGGACTCGCCGGTCGAGACCGCCGCCGAGCGCACCGAGACCGAAGAAGCCAACGCCTGA
- the uppS gene encoding polyprenyl diphosphate synthase has protein sequence MTAHPAGLPGPDAGPRHVALIMDGNGRWAQARGLPRTMGHREGVQALKRTVQAAPELGIECLTVFGFSTENWRRPAEEVSDLMGLVRAYVTSDLNRLAREGVRVRILGRRTGLPSDIDAIVERAERTTAHNDRFLLQVAFNYGGRADIVDAAQAHMDRVLAGEATGPITEDVLEAGLSTAGSPPLDLIVRTSGEQRLSNFLLWEAAYAELIYQDILWPDYGAEALADAVRQYRARDRRFGAVAVAPALAAG, from the coding sequence ATGACGGCCCACCCCGCCGGTCTGCCCGGCCCGGATGCGGGCCCTCGGCATGTGGCCCTGATCATGGACGGCAACGGCCGCTGGGCGCAGGCCCGCGGCCTGCCCCGGACCATGGGCCATCGCGAGGGCGTCCAGGCCCTGAAGCGGACCGTTCAGGCGGCGCCGGAGCTGGGGATCGAATGCCTGACGGTGTTCGGCTTCTCGACCGAGAACTGGCGCCGGCCGGCCGAGGAGGTCTCGGACCTGATGGGTCTGGTCCGGGCCTATGTCACCAGCGACCTGAACCGACTGGCGCGCGAAGGCGTGCGGGTGCGCATCCTGGGGCGTCGCACGGGCCTGCCCAGCGACATCGACGCCATCGTCGAGCGGGCCGAGCGCACGACCGCCCACAATGACCGTTTCCTGCTGCAGGTGGCCTTCAACTATGGCGGGCGGGCCGACATCGTCGATGCGGCGCAGGCCCATATGGACCGGGTGCTGGCCGGGGAGGCGACCGGCCCGATCACCGAAGACGTGCTCGAAGCCGGGCTGTCCACCGCCGGGTCGCCGCCGCTGGATCTGATCGTCCGCACCTCGGGCGAGCAACGCCTGTCGAACTTCCTGCTGTGGGAAGCGGCCTATGCCGAACTGATCTATCAGGACATCCTGTGGCCCGACTATGGGGCCGAGGCCCTGGCCGACGCCGTACGTCAGTACCGGGCGCGCGATCGTCGTTTCGGTGCCGTCGCGGTCGCCCCAGCGCTCGCGGCCGGCTAA
- a CDS encoding DUF4142 domain-containing protein: MIRLLLAGTATLALLGACSPSNEPADDAGAAVNATQDAASVPVGQVSAATLGANTAGGFVTALAVSDMYELQSADIAAAKSSTAGIDELAGMIKTDHTASTAKLKALAPTEAADTPLPTTLDERRQGLIDNLNTATPADFDRVYLTQQVAAHNEALTLLNGFKDHSETPGLAALATEIIPKVTMHRDHAQEMLDAM, encoded by the coding sequence ATGATCCGTCTGCTTCTCGCCGGCACCGCCACCCTTGCCCTTCTGGGCGCCTGCAGCCCATCCAACGAACCCGCCGACGACGCCGGCGCGGCCGTCAATGCGACCCAGGACGCGGCCTCCGTGCCGGTCGGCCAGGTCTCGGCCGCCACCCTGGGGGCCAATACGGCGGGCGGCTTCGTCACCGCGCTTGCCGTCTCGGACATGTACGAGCTGCAGTCCGCCGACATCGCCGCCGCCAAGTCCAGCACGGCCGGGATCGATGAACTGGCCGGCATGATCAAGACCGACCACACCGCCTCGACCGCGAAGCTGAAGGCCTTGGCCCCGACGGAAGCCGCCGACACCCCCCTGCCGACCACCCTCGACGAACGCCGCCAGGGTCTGATCGACAATCTCAACACGGCGACGCCGGCCGACTTCGACCGCGTCTACCTGACCCAGCAGGTCGCGGCCCACAACGAGGCCCTGACCCTGCTGAACGGCTTCAAGGACCACAGCGAGACCCCGGGCCTCGCCGCTCTGGCGACCGAGATCATCCCCAAGGTCACGATGCACCGCGACCACGCCCAGGAAATGCTCGACGCGATGTAA
- the tsf gene encoding translation elongation factor Ts, whose translation MAEITAALVMELRAKSGVGMMDCKKALQETDGDISAAIDWLRAKGLSKAAKKADRVAAEGLVAVASKEDGKGEIGAAIEFNSETDFVARNELFQNAAKSFAEKGLEHHSVEALHGAELENGNTIQAEVTNMIATIGENMQLRRAARLSVDEGVVASYVHNAVAPGLGRIGVLVALHGGGDKVALRELGRKIAMHVAATAPLSLNTDDLDPAAIEKERSVLTEKAKEEGRPENMIAKIVEGQINKFQKDVVLTKQPFVMNPDVTIEQLVADTGKELGAPGLHLAGFVRLALGEGVEKVEGPDFASEVASMIAPQD comes from the coding sequence ATGGCCGAGATCACCGCCGCCCTCGTCATGGAACTTCGCGCCAAGTCCGGCGTCGGCATGATGGACTGCAAGAAGGCGCTTCAGGAAACCGACGGCGACATCAGCGCCGCGATCGACTGGCTGCGCGCCAAGGGCCTGTCCAAGGCCGCCAAGAAGGCCGACCGCGTCGCCGCCGAGGGCCTGGTCGCCGTCGCGTCGAAGGAAGACGGCAAAGGCGAGATCGGCGCCGCGATCGAGTTCAATTCGGAAACCGACTTCGTCGCCCGCAACGAGCTGTTCCAGAACGCCGCCAAGTCGTTCGCCGAGAAGGGCCTGGAGCACCACAGCGTCGAGGCCCTGCACGGCGCCGAGCTGGAAAACGGCAACACCATCCAGGCCGAGGTCACCAACATGATCGCGACCATCGGCGAGAACATGCAGCTGCGCCGCGCCGCCCGCCTGTCGGTCGATGAGGGCGTCGTCGCCTCCTACGTCCACAACGCCGTGGCTCCGGGCCTCGGCCGCATCGGCGTGCTGGTCGCCCTGCACGGCGGCGGCGACAAGGTCGCCCTGCGCGAACTGGGCCGCAAGATCGCCATGCACGTCGCGGCGACCGCGCCCCTGTCGCTGAACACCGACGACCTGGACCCGGCCGCGATCGAGAAGGAACGCTCGGTCCTGACCGAAAAGGCCAAGGAAGAGGGCCGTCCGGAAAACATGATCGCCAAGATCGTGGAAGGTCAGATCAACAAGTTCCAGAAGGACGTGGTGCTGACCAAGCAGCCGTTCGTCATGAACCCGGACGTGACCATCGAACAGCTGGTCGCCGACACGGGCAAGGAACTGGGCGCGCCCGGCCTGCACCTGGCCGGCTTCGTCCGCCTGGCCCTGGGCGAGGGCGTGGAGAAGGTCGAAGGACCGGACTTCGCCTCCGAGGTCGCCTCGATGATCGCGCCGCAGGACTGA
- the pyrH gene encoding UMP kinase, which produces MPADSAPLRYKKVLLKVSGEVLMGEQGYGIDMNTVDGVAQAIAKVAKGGTQICLVIGGGNIFRGLSTAAAGMERASADYMGMLATVMNALAMQNALEKIGVQTRVQSAIPMAAIAEPYIRRRAVRHMEKGRVVIFAAGTGNPYFTTDTAAALRAAEMGCDALLKGTSVDGVYSADPKKDPTATRYDHLTYQDVLSQNLKVMDAAAIALMRESGIPIVVFSIREEESLRKVLKGKGTFTVISDAEPKAAKEKKTQET; this is translated from the coding sequence ATGCCCGCTGACAGCGCCCCGCTGCGATACAAGAAGGTGTTGCTCAAGGTGTCGGGCGAAGTCCTGATGGGCGAGCAGGGCTATGGCATCGACATGAACACCGTCGACGGCGTGGCCCAGGCCATCGCCAAGGTGGCCAAGGGCGGCACCCAGATCTGTCTGGTCATCGGGGGCGGCAACATCTTCCGCGGCCTGTCGACGGCGGCGGCCGGGATGGAGCGCGCCAGCGCCGACTACATGGGCATGCTGGCGACCGTCATGAACGCCCTGGCCATGCAGAACGCCCTGGAGAAGATCGGCGTCCAGACCCGGGTCCAGAGCGCCATCCCCATGGCCGCGATCGCCGAGCCCTACATCCGCCGCCGCGCCGTGCGGCACATGGAGAAGGGCCGCGTGGTGATCTTCGCCGCCGGCACGGGCAACCCCTATTTCACCACCGACACCGCCGCGGCCCTGCGCGCCGCCGAGATGGGCTGCGACGCCCTGCTGAAGGGCACCTCGGTCGACGGGGTCTATTCGGCCGATCCCAAGAAGGATCCCACCGCGACCCGCTATGATCACCTGACCTATCAGGACGTGCTGAGTCAGAACCTGAAGGTCATGGACGCCGCCGCCATCGCCCTGATGCGCGAAAGCGGTATTCCCATTGTCGTGTTCTCGATCCGCGAGGAAGAGTCGCTGCGCAAGGTGCTGAAAGGCAAGGGGACGTTCACCGTCATCAGCGATGCTGAACCCAAAGCCGCCAAAGAGAAGAAGACGCAGGAGACCTGA
- a CDS encoding M23 family metallopeptidase, with protein MRKLGLALALLLTACSPNGCASGGPEPTPKNDDPVAPAGDPVPEPVPEPPAPETTPVTWPHEPAGALVPGSGTGATDPTIWAPGMRFPMEAAPAYANSQVYGYGGFAAPGPGPGGQCDARNYAYPWRDNFCETRGWTNTMCPTGKGHQGQDIRPSTCVKKVHGVVAAEAGVVTSIGSYSVFIRGDSGRIYRYLHMDPAHVQTILTEGQRVTRGQPIGKVSDAFGGSATTIHLHFEIKAPVTANGSSAVIFVPTYTSLEDSYQKLLNATA; from the coding sequence ATGCGCAAGCTCGGCCTCGCCCTTGCCCTGCTGCTGACGGCCTGTTCGCCGAACGGATGCGCGTCGGGCGGTCCCGAACCCACGCCCAAGAACGACGATCCCGTGGCCCCCGCCGGTGACCCGGTCCCCGAGCCGGTGCCGGAGCCGCCGGCACCCGAGACGACACCGGTCACCTGGCCGCACGAACCCGCCGGGGCCCTGGTCCCCGGCTCTGGCACCGGCGCGACCGACCCGACCATCTGGGCTCCGGGCATGCGCTTCCCGATGGAGGCAGCCCCGGCCTATGCCAACTCTCAGGTCTACGGCTACGGCGGCTTCGCGGCTCCCGGCCCCGGCCCCGGGGGGCAGTGCGACGCGCGGAACTACGCCTACCCATGGCGCGACAACTTCTGCGAGACGCGCGGCTGGACCAACACCATGTGCCCCACCGGCAAGGGGCACCAGGGCCAGGACATCCGCCCGTCCACCTGCGTGAAAAAGGTTCATGGCGTCGTCGCGGCCGAAGCGGGCGTCGTCACCTCGATCGGGAGCTATTCGGTCTTCATCCGGGGCGATTCCGGGCGGATCTATCGCTATCTGCACATGGACCCCGCCCATGTGCAGACCATTCTGACCGAGGGTCAGCGGGTGACCCGGGGCCAGCCGATCGGCAAGGTCTCGGATGCGTTCGGCGGCTCGGCGACGACCATCCACCTGCATTTCGAGATCAAGGCTCCGGTCACCGCGAACGGATCGTCGGCCGTCATCTTCGTCCCGACATACACCAGCCTGGAAGACTCCTATCAGAAGCTGCTGAACGCGACGGCCTGA
- the dxr gene encoding 1-deoxy-D-xylulose-5-phosphate reductoisomerase, translating to MIRRRVTVLGSTGSVGTSTLDLMEHGEAAGTAAFQVVALTGGANIERLAEQARRWRPEIAVTADPARLDDLRAALDGSGIAVAAGEQAVIEAATRPTDLVMASIVGAAGLKSAWAAAATGATLALANKESLVCCGAALIERVQFHGGRLIPVDSEHSAIFQVFPAETPHHVARLILTASGGPFRTTSREAMASMTPEQAVAHPNWSMGAKISVDSATMANKGLEMIEAAYLFGMPAAQIDVVVHPESIIHSLVEFVDGSTLAQMGPPDMRTPIACALAWPERLAWPAPRLDLAALGRLTFEAPDPERFPALRLARAALEAGGGAPTIFNAANEVAALAFLDRRLAFLNIAAVIAETLERMTKAGPIAGYDDACAGALALDAAARRLAVDIVKDLAIAA from the coding sequence ATGATCCGGCGGCGCGTGACGGTTCTGGGCTCGACCGGTTCGGTCGGGACCTCGACCCTGGACCTGATGGAGCACGGCGAGGCCGCGGGCACGGCCGCCTTCCAGGTCGTGGCCCTGACCGGAGGGGCCAATATCGAACGGCTGGCCGAGCAGGCGCGGCGCTGGCGGCCCGAGATCGCCGTCACCGCCGATCCCGCGCGGCTGGACGATCTGCGCGCGGCGCTCGACGGCAGCGGCATCGCGGTCGCGGCCGGCGAACAGGCGGTGATCGAGGCGGCCACGCGTCCGACCGATCTGGTCATGGCCTCCATCGTCGGGGCGGCCGGGCTGAAATCCGCCTGGGCGGCGGCGGCGACCGGGGCGACCCTGGCCCTGGCCAACAAGGAAAGCCTGGTCTGCTGCGGCGCGGCCCTGATCGAGCGGGTCCAGTTCCACGGGGGGCGGTTGATCCCGGTCGATTCGGAGCATTCGGCGATCTTCCAGGTGTTTCCCGCCGAGACCCCGCACCATGTCGCCCGCCTGATCCTGACCGCCTCGGGCGGGCCGTTCCGCACCACGTCGCGCGAGGCCATGGCGTCCATGACGCCCGAACAGGCCGTGGCCCATCCCAACTGGAGCATGGGAGCCAAGATCTCGGTCGACAGCGCCACCATGGCCAACAAGGGTCTCGAGATGATCGAGGCGGCCTATCTGTTCGGCATGCCGGCCGCCCAGATCGACGTCGTCGTCCATCCCGAGTCGATCATCCATAGTCTGGTCGAGTTCGTCGACGGGTCGACCCTGGCCCAGATGGGCCCGCCGGACATGCGCACCCCGATCGCCTGCGCCCTGGCCTGGCCCGAGCGGCTGGCCTGGCCGGCCCCCCGGCTGGACCTGGCGGCCCTGGGGCGACTGACGTTCGAGGCCCCCGATCCGGAGCGCTTCCCGGCCCTGCGTCTGGCGCGCGCGGCGCTGGAGGCGGGGGGCGGGGCCCCGACCATCTTCAACGCGGCCAATGAGGTCGCCGCTCTGGCCTTTCTTGACCGGCGTCTGGCCTTTCTCAATATTGCCGCAGTCATCGCCGAAACGCTTGAGCGGATGACGAAGGCGGGGCCGATTGCCGGATATGACGATGCGTGCGCGGGGGCCCTGGCCCTGGACGCGGCCGCCCGTCGCCTGGCCGTCGACATCGTCAAGGATCTCGCGATCGCCGCCTGA
- a CDS encoding phosphatidate cytidylyltransferase yields the protein MRARDIGLRAASAIVLAPAAGLATWAGGPWFLALLIAAAALLSAEWAMMSAPKAWRATGASVFLALLLAILAVHVQQLSLSLVLLVFGAVAAALYARARGQEPVDAAYGVLYLGWPAVLVIWLRNGQADDASGLHWTVFVLAVTWASDIAAYIFGSLIGGPKLWPRYSPNKTWSGFLGGLAAGVAAGAAIAGWLAMDPLTVVWGGVLGLAGALATMAGDLWESALKRRFGVKDAGKLIPGHGGLLDRVDGLMFAIVVVAAGRLVVLLLERAA from the coding sequence ATGAGGGCGCGTGACATCGGCCTGCGCGCGGCCTCCGCCATCGTGCTGGCCCCGGCAGCGGGTCTGGCCACCTGGGCCGGCGGACCCTGGTTCTTGGCGCTGCTGATCGCCGCGGCGGCCCTCCTGTCCGCCGAATGGGCGATGATGAGCGCCCCCAAGGCCTGGCGCGCGACGGGCGCTTCGGTCTTTCTGGCCCTGCTGCTGGCCATTCTCGCCGTTCATGTCCAACAGCTGTCGCTGTCGCTGGTGCTGCTGGTGTTCGGCGCCGTCGCCGCGGCCCTCTATGCCCGGGCCCGGGGGCAGGAGCCGGTGGATGCCGCCTACGGCGTGCTCTATCTCGGCTGGCCGGCCGTCCTGGTGATCTGGCTGCGCAACGGCCAGGCGGACGATGCGTCCGGCCTGCACTGGACGGTGTTCGTGCTGGCGGTCACCTGGGCCTCCGACATCGCCGCCTATATCTTCGGCAGCCTGATCGGCGGACCCAAGCTGTGGCCGCGCTATTCCCCCAACAAGACCTGGTCCGGTTTCCTCGGCGGTCTGGCGGCGGGGGTGGCGGCGGGCGCGGCGATCGCCGGCTGGCTGGCGATGGACCCGCTGACGGTCGTCTGGGGCGGCGTGCTCGGGCTGGCCGGCGCGCTGGCGACCATGGCCGGCGATCTGTGGGAATCCGCCCTGAAGCGGCGCTTCGGCGTCAAGGACGCGGGCAAGCTGATCCCCGGGCACGGCGGCCTGCTGGACCGGGTGGACGGGCTGATGTTCGCCATCGTCGTCGTGGCGGCGGGACGGTTGGTCGTGCTGTTGTTGGAGCGGGCGGCATGA
- the frr gene encoding ribosome recycling factor produces MAKPDLKTYRDRMDKAVSSLKEEFQGLRTGRANAGLLDPVQVQAYGSTSPLNAVAAISVPEPRMISVSVWDKSMVGPVEKAIRAAGLGLNPIVDGQTLRIPVPPLTEERRKDLAKLAGKYAEQQKIAVRNVRRDANDDLKKAEKAADISQDEQKKMEAEVQKDTDAAIKRIDETLKTKEVEIMQV; encoded by the coding sequence ATGGCCAAGCCCGATCTGAAGACCTATCGCGACCGTATGGACAAGGCCGTGTCCTCCCTGAAAGAGGAATTCCAGGGCCTGCGCACCGGCCGGGCCAACGCCGGCCTGCTGGATCCGGTCCAGGTCCAGGCCTATGGCTCGACCTCGCCGCTGAACGCCGTGGCCGCCATCAGCGTGCCCGAGCCGCGCATGATCTCGGTCAGCGTCTGGGACAAGTCGATGGTGGGTCCGGTCGAGAAGGCCATCCGCGCCGCCGGTCTGGGGCTGAACCCGATCGTCGACGGCCAGACCCTGCGCATTCCCGTTCCACCCCTGACCGAAGAGCGCCGCAAGGACCTGGCCAAGCTGGCCGGTAAATACGCCGAGCAGCAGAAGATCGCCGTCCGCAACGTGCGCCGCGACGCCAACGACGATCTGAAGAAGGCCGAAAAAGCCGCCGACATCAGCCAGGACGAACAGAAGAAAATGGAGGCCGAGGTCCAAAAGGACACCGACGCCGCCATCAAGCGTATCGACGAGACCTTGAAGACCAAGGAAGTTGAGATCATGCAGGTTTGA